In the bacterium SCSIO 12741 genome, GTTTCCTGCACAGCGACAAATGTTACACAAGCACTTAGCAGATGTTAAAACCCGCCTATTTTCGGCTTGCGGGCATTCGAAAACGAATGATCAGGGAGGAAATGAGGGTGAGCACACCAATGCTCATGATAGCAAAGCTAAGGCCAAAGGCATCTGCTATAATTCCGGAAAGCAAAGCACCGATGGCATAGCCCAAATCACGCCAAAGTCTGAATACACCAATGCTCTCCGCTCGTTGCTGCGCTGAAGTGTATTGAGCTATTGCCGCCAAAAAAGTGGGATAAACCAATGCGGTACCCAAACCCAATAAAACGGAAACAGTGATCAAGGTGGCCATAGATTGCAAGGATGGAATCAGTAGTATGGCCAAACCTTGCACCAGCATGCCCCAAAAGAGTAAGCTCTTTTTATTAAAGAGGTCGGCCATTTTTCCGGTAAACAGCTGCCCTATTCCCCACACGGCTGGATATATGGCCGTAATCAAGCCTACATCATCGGTGGAATAGCTCATAGAAAGCAACCAAATTGGAAGGAGACCCCAAATCATACCATCGTTTAGGTTATTAACCATTCCAGCCTGGGTAATGGAACTCAAGGCTTTGTCAGAAAAGGTGGTATTGATAAAGACATGATCCAGTTCTTCCTTGTCGTCTTGGGTGGTTTCGAGCTTTACGTGGTGATGGGTGTCTTTAACCCAAAGAATAGCCAGTAAGAAACCTATTACTGCGATGGCCAATCCCAGGTAAAAAGGATAGGGAGTTACTCCATATTCATGGGCGATATAGGCAGAAAGAAAAGCAACGAGTCCTACTGCGAGGTAACCAGCAAATTCATTGAGTCCCATGGCCAAGCCGCGATCCTTCTCTCCTACCAGGTCAATTTTCATCACCACCGTGCTGCTCCAGGCCAATCCTTGACTGGCTCCTAATAGAATGTTGGCCATAATGATCAGGTACCAATAAGGAGCGCTCATGAGAATGAGCGGTACAGGAATAGCCAAGGCCATACCTATAATTAGGAGGTTTCTTCTCCCCCATTTATTAGCCAGTTTTCCGGTAAAATAGTTGGCTAATGCCTTGGTTACCCCGAAAGCTATAATGAAGGTAAGAATTGCTGTATGGGACTTAATTCCAAACTCTGATTCGGCAAATTCCGGAAAGATCGATCGTTCAAGCCCTACCATTCCACCTACAAAGGCATTGACGATAACAAGTAAAGTAAACTGCTTCCAGTTCTCCTTTAGACCAAGTACAATTTCCGATTTTGTCATAGAATTACAGCGAAGCAAAGAAAGGTAATGCCTCTTAAAAACGGTAGTTCACCACCAAGTTGTGATTGAACATATTCACCTTGTTTAATACAAGCTTTGGATTGTCATAGGTATCGCCCAGAGCCCGTTTCCAGGTAGTAAGCCATTCGATGACCAATCCTTTTTTATCCGATCGGGTAAAGTAAAATAGATCCAGGTTGAGTTGGTCGTTGGCGGGAAAGGCGTACTTGTTGTTATCGAAGTTCAACGCATCAGGACGGTAATACTGCCCATATCCGATTTTAGCCACCAGGGCCCCTGCTTTTTTGAAGGTTAATGTTCGTTGTACATCCACCATCCAGGCATGGGTATTGGATACGCCTTCTAAGCGTTCTCTTTTTTGAAACACAAACAAGAACTCTCTACCCCATTCTCTAGGAAAAAGGAACCGGCCATCATTGGTTACGTAATTGTAATTACCCGAGACTCTCCATTTTTTGTTCCATTTCAATTCATATTGGGCTCCAATCACGTTGGCTTGGGCATCGTGAACATAGGCCTTAGCCGGATCAGAATTACCGCCCTGATTCATTTTGGATTGATTCAGGTACTGTGCCGAAACGGTGTGTTTCACTTTAGCCACTTCCTTGGACACATAAGCCTGGATAAATGCGGTGTTGTAAATATTATCGACGTAGTAATTCCAGAATTTGGCGCCCACTTTTTTGCCTTTGTATTCGATAGAAGCGATACCCAGACCCATGGACGACAGGGAATTTCGGTACTGAGCCAAACTGCCATCCGGGTTTCTTCCTTGCGGGTAACTTCCTATGCTTTGCCCTACAGGCATAAAATCTGAAGTGCTTCGGGCTCCGATATGGGTAATCCAGGCCAGCCGAGCGAAAAGTGTTTTCTTTTTGGATTGGTAATCATACCAAATCCCCTGTTCAAGCGTAGGAATCATTCGACCATCTTCTGGATTTAGAAAAGGCGTTTTTAATTGAAATCGCCCCACCTGAACAAAATGTCCTTTGAGGCGATAGGATAAATAGGCCTCTCCCAGTAAGGTGATTTCCGTCCGGCTTAAATCGTTCACATCAAACAAGCCCGATTCATACCTGCTGTAGCGCCCTGTTGTTGGATCCGTGGCTGTGATGTCGCTAATTTTAAGGTTGGAACTGTGATGCACGGCAGCACCAATTTTGAATCCATAAAATGAAGACGTTTCATATTTGAGCTTACCACCTGTGGCCAAGGCATTCCAATCCTTTAAGTCTCCCTCATTGTCGGTAGCCATAAAGAAGGTTCTCCAATAGCCTGAGGCTTTACCCCCGATCACCGAATGGTATAAAGAGTCCTTTTGCGACCAAGCAGTAAAACCATTGATTAGGAAAACAAACAGAATGAGATGGCGGAATCGTGTCATTTGGATTTCTTCAGGTTAAAGTTCTTTTCATGGTAGGCCATGATTTCTGGAAAAGGACCATATTGGTGCTGCTCCTGGCTAAAATGATCCGGAAATGGGCCATAGGGCGTGGATACCGGCTTTTGCTTCAAATCAGGAAAGTCTTTTTCAAGTCCACTCTTTTTGGGGTGCTTTAAGCTGTTGATATAACCCGCTAAGTCATAAGCTTCTTCATCCGATAAGATGGGATTCTCTGAAGTAGCCCCGAGTGGCATGTTAGCCTTTAGGAACCGAGCTGCCGTTAGCACCCGATGCATTCCTGCCCCATTGTTGTAGGTGTCATCACCGGCAAGAGGTGGAAAACTGTATTGGTTCTCACCGGAGGAAACTCCCTGGCCCTCTGAACCATGGCAAGAAGCACACTTCTGGGCAAATAGATCCTTACCCTTATGAAGGTCCACTTTACGGTTGGGAATTTTTACTTCGGCAAATCCACGGCCCTGGACCGAAACAGTGGAAGGAACATCCTTGCTCAGCCACTCCATATAGGCTACTATGGCTTTTAACTCTTTACTTTCAGGCGGAAATTTCCGTCCATTCATACTCCGCTCCATACAGCCATTAACTCGCTGATGCAAGTCAGCCACCTGGTCTTCTCGACTCATGTATTTGGGATAGCGATTGGCTATTCCCACAAAAGGAGCGGCATGTGGTTTTGTTCCTCCATCCAAATGGCAGTTTTTGCAAGACAGATTGTTGCCTGCATAAACCTTCGTTGGATCGGGATTTGCTGGACCAATGAATGAACTCGTATTCATTACGATATCGTGTCCATATCGGATTAATGCATCTGCTCCGTTATGCCCCAAGCCATCAATCGAAAAATTGGCATCAAAAGCAGGAAACGGACTTTCTTTTTTATTAGGAGTTTGGCTCGTCATTTTCTTATCAGACCCTGGTTCCGGTTCTGATTCCAGTGTAACTTGCTGACTGAAATAGGCGAGCAAAGCCAGGTTTCCGGCCGCCAGAATAACGATAATCTTGACCAAGGCAATCACCTTGCCGGTCATTTTCAGAACGAGCTTCTCCTCTGTTGTTTGTGTGTTATTTTCCATTTCATGGGGTTTATGCGGTTTCTAATGAAATGGGTGGAAGATCAGAATGCTTTAGATTTTCCAGGGCCTCTGGAAGATTCCTAAAGGTTTGGAATCCGTCTAAGTCATACATTCCGGAATGGGCGAATATATCTCTCACCGGGCCAATGGCTCCGGTCATGATCAACCTTTGGTTTTGTGCTCTAAGGTCTTTGACCAACTGCTTCAGCATTTCTAAAGAGGTAGAATCAATGTAGTTAATGGTACCAGCATCAATTAATACCGCTTGAAGATCATCTCCTTTATGTCGGGCTTTTTCGAGCAGATTTTCTTTGAAGTAGTTGGCATTGGCGAAATAGAGTTGCGAATCGAATCGCATGATAAGGAAACGAGGGTCCTGCTCTACTTCTTCAAAACGATCAATGTTTTTGTAAAGTGGACTTCCAGGCATTTTCCCCAATACCGCAAAGTGAGGCTTTACGGTGCGATAGACCAATAAAACCAGAGACACCAGCACACCTAATAAGATCCCTTCTTTAATGCCCACGGTAAGGGTGATCAGAAAGGTAAAAATCAAAAGACCGAATTCATCCTTTCGGGTTTTCCAGAGAGATACTGGATACTTAAAATCAATCAATCCAAAAACAGCCACCATAATAATGGAAGCGAGAATCGCCTTAGGCAAGTAGTAAAATAAGGGGGTAAAGAATAACAAAGTCAATCCTACCACCACCGCACTAATAACAGCCGCAACTCCTGTTTTAGCACCAGCTTGGTCATTGACCGCAGTTCGCGAAAAACCACCAGTGGTAGGATAGGATTGAAAAAAGGATCCTACAATATTGGATGTGCCTAAGGCAATGAGCTCTTGGTTTGCATCCACTTTGTATTCGGTATGTTTTTGTTCCACCGCTTTAGCCACTGAAATGGCCTCCATAAAGGCGATAAGCGCTAAAGTCATGGCAATGGGAATGAGCTCGGATAAATGCTCGGTGTCGAGCAAAGGCATGCTAAAAACGGGAAAGCCTGTAGGAATCTCCCCTACAATCCCCACTCCTACTTCGGTAAGATTCAAGAAACTAACGGACACGGTTCCCAGAATAACGACCAATAAAGCTGCTGGGACTTTTGGTGCATATTTTTTGGTGAGCTTAATCACAGCGATGCCCCCAATCCGATAACCAGGGTTAGCCAATGGATCTGGTCCAATTTCAGAATCGCGTCATATAGTAAGAGATGAATCTGGTTGTTTCGTTCAATATCGGCTCCCAACAGGTGCTTCAATTGATTTAAACCAATTATGAGGGCAGCCGCAGAAGTAAATCCGCTAATCACAGGCTTGGATAGAAAATTAACCAGGAAGCCGAGCTTAAACAATCCCATGGCCAATTGAAGGACTCCCATCATAAAAGCCAGAGTAATGGCCAAGAGAATGTAGTTTTCAGAACCTGCTGCGGCAATAACGGTCAATCCGCTCGCCACCAAAAGAGAATCCATAGCCACAGGTCCCACGGCCAGCTGGCGAGAAGTACCCAGTATGGCGTAGATAATTTGAGGAATCAATGCGGCATACAGTCCGTAAACGGGCGGTAATCCGGCAATCATAGCATAGGCCATCCCTTGTGGGATGAGCATGATACCTACGGTTAACCCCGCCGGTAAATCGCCCTGAAACTGGGCCTTTCCGTAACCCTTGATCCAGGATA is a window encoding:
- a CDS encoding c-type cytochrome, with protein sequence MENNTQTTEEKLVLKMTGKVIALVKIIVILAAGNLALLAYFSQQVTLESEPEPGSDKKMTSQTPNKKESPFPAFDANFSIDGLGHNGADALIRYGHDIVMNTSSFIGPANPDPTKVYAGNNLSCKNCHLDGGTKPHAAPFVGIANRYPKYMSREDQVADLHQRVNGCMERSMNGRKFPPESKELKAIVAYMEWLSKDVPSTVSVQGRGFAEVKIPNRKVDLHKGKDLFAQKCASCHGSEGQGVSSGENQYSFPPLAGDDTYNNGAGMHRVLTAARFLKANMPLGATSENPILSDEEAYDLAGYINSLKHPKKSGLEKDFPDLKQKPVSTPYGPFPDHFSQEQHQYGPFPEIMAYHEKNFNLKKSK
- a CDS encoding MFS transporter, with amino-acid sequence MTKSEIVLGLKENWKQFTLLVIVNAFVGGMVGLERSIFPEFAESEFGIKSHTAILTFIIAFGVTKALANYFTGKLANKWGRRNLLIIGMALAIPVPLILMSAPYWYLIIMANILLGASQGLAWSSTVVMKIDLVGEKDRGLAMGLNEFAGYLAVGLVAFLSAYIAHEYGVTPYPFYLGLAIAVIGFLLAILWVKDTHHHVKLETTQDDKEELDHVFINTTFSDKALSSITQAGMVNNLNDGMIWGLLPIWLLSMSYSTDDVGLITAIYPAVWGIGQLFTGKMADLFNKKSLLFWGMLVQGLAILLIPSLQSMATLITVSVLLGLGTALVYPTFLAAIAQYTSAQQRAESIGVFRLWRDLGYAIGALLSGIIADAFGLSFAIMSIGVLTLISSLIIRFRMPASRK